In Chryseobacterium gleum, a single genomic region encodes these proteins:
- the trxB gene encoding thioredoxin-disulfide reductase: protein MEQNILDCVIVGSGPSGFTAAIYAARADLKPELYTGLEPGGQLTTTTEVDNFPGYPAGITGPEMMMDLQKQAERFDTKVHYEMITKAEFSKEKGGVHKLYAGNKEILAKTVIISTGATAKYLGLEDEKKYAGGGVSACATCDGFFYRGKDVVVVGAGDTAAEEATYLAKLCKKVTMLVRKDVFRASKAMIHRVENTPNIEVKFHHELIGIEGENSLVERAVIINNQTQEKSTVDVEGIFIAIGHKPNTDIFVGQVDLDENGYILTEKGSSRTNLPGVFAAGDVQDHIYRQAITAAGSGCMAAMDAEKYLAELH, encoded by the coding sequence ATGGAGCAAAACATTTTAGATTGTGTGATCGTTGGATCTGGACCTTCTGGTTTCACAGCTGCTATCTATGCAGCAAGAGCAGACTTAAAACCTGAATTGTATACAGGTTTGGAGCCGGGCGGACAATTAACAACCACTACTGAAGTGGATAACTTTCCAGGGTATCCAGCCGGGATTACAGGTCCTGAAATGATGATGGATCTGCAGAAACAGGCAGAAAGATTTGATACCAAAGTTCATTACGAAATGATCACCAAAGCTGAATTCTCTAAGGAAAAAGGCGGTGTTCACAAGCTATACGCAGGAAACAAAGAAATTCTTGCAAAAACAGTTATTATCTCTACAGGAGCTACAGCAAAATATTTAGGTCTTGAAGATGAAAAAAAATATGCAGGAGGCGGAGTTTCTGCCTGTGCTACATGTGACGGATTCTTCTACAGAGGTAAAGACGTTGTGGTAGTAGGAGCGGGAGATACAGCAGCTGAAGAGGCTACTTACCTTGCCAAACTTTGTAAAAAGGTAACTATGCTGGTAAGAAAAGACGTTTTCAGAGCTTCAAAAGCAATGATTCACAGAGTAGAAAATACTCCGAATATTGAAGTGAAATTCCACCATGAGCTAATCGGGATTGAGGGAGAAAACAGCCTTGTAGAAAGGGCGGTAATCATCAATAACCAGACTCAGGAGAAATCTACTGTAGATGTTGAAGGAATCTTCATTGCGATCGGTCACAAACCGAATACTGATATTTTCGTTGGACAGGTAGATCTTGATGAAAACGGATATATCTTAACAGAAAAAGGTTCTTCAAGAACAAATCTTCCGGGTGTATTTGCTGCAGGAGATGTTCAGGATCATATCTACAGACAGGCTATTACTGCTGCAGGAAGCGGATGTATGGCTGCTATGGATGCAGAGAAATATTTAGCTGAATTACACTAA
- a CDS encoding VOC family protein has translation MKRVTAIGGIFFKCKDPEQINEWYKTHLGLPTSPYGAKFDWKDEASGKKGYTLWSPFKESTQYFEPSAKEFMINYHVENIETLVEELKKEGVTVLDEIATYEYGKFVHILDPEGNKIELFEPAGE, from the coding sequence ATGAAAAGAGTAACCGCTATCGGAGGAATCTTCTTTAAGTGTAAAGATCCTGAACAAATAAATGAATGGTATAAAACCCACCTGGGATTGCCCACCAGCCCGTACGGAGCCAAATTTGACTGGAAAGACGAAGCATCCGGCAAGAAAGGATATACACTGTGGAGTCCTTTTAAAGAATCTACCCAGTACTTTGAGCCTTCTGCCAAAGAATTTATGATCAATTATCATGTAGAGAATATTGAAACGCTGGTAGAAGAATTAAAAAAAGAAGGGGTTACGGTTCTGGATGAGATTGCTACGTACGAATATGGAAAATTTGTACACATCCTGGATCCGGAAGGAAACAAAATCGAATTGTTTGAACCGGCAGGAGAGTAG
- a CDS encoding helix-turn-helix domain-containing protein: MTMEKLRTLRKQKGYTQQQIADLLATDVSNYSRKENGDVKIFDDEWEKLAKVLDVSVEDIKEDKEPNVVQKNENITFNDTSSFHQSGIYNCNVPNYLLENQQEYINLLKEQIKALKEENEKLKKG, translated from the coding sequence ATGACAATGGAAAAACTAAGAACTTTAAGAAAGCAGAAAGGTTATACTCAGCAGCAGATTGCTGATCTTCTTGCCACCGATGTCTCCAACTACAGCAGAAAAGAAAATGGAGACGTTAAAATATTTGATGACGAATGGGAGAAACTGGCTAAAGTTTTAGATGTTTCTGTAGAAGATATCAAAGAGGATAAAGAACCTAATGTTGTACAGAAAAATGAAAACATAACATTTAATGATACTAGTTCATTTCATCAGTCTGGCATCTATAATTGTAACGTTCCAAATTATCTTTTAGAAAACCAACAGGAATACATTAATCTTCTGAAAGAGCAGATTAAAGCTTTAAAAGAAGAAAATGAAAAACTGAAAAAAGGATAA
- a CDS encoding SDR family oxidoreductase has product MKLFVTGASGFNGSAVVKELIGAGHHVVGLARSEKSAEIIHNLGAEVVKGSLEDLEILKQAAADTDGIIHCGFNHDFMKGGATTFSEAAATDKNAIHAMGETLMGTDKAIVVTSGMLGLPPINGFITEDSIVENSLRSSEASALALAEKGVNASVIRLAPSVHDKGDEGFIPFIIHQARKNGVSAYPDAGKNRWIGVHRLDAAKAFRLALEKGHKGARYNVVEEHSIGIKAIAEVIGEMLNLPVISVSGEELQKHFEWMSHFITMDCPVSNFKTQEMLGWKPVHIGLLEDMQQHYF; this is encoded by the coding sequence ATGAAATTATTTGTAACAGGAGCATCGGGCTTTAACGGCTCTGCAGTTGTAAAAGAATTAATTGGTGCCGGACATCATGTGGTAGGTCTGGCGCGGTCAGAAAAATCGGCAGAAATCATTCATAATCTGGGCGCTGAAGTAGTAAAAGGCAGTCTTGAAGATCTTGAGATCCTGAAACAAGCCGCTGCTGATACGGATGGTATCATTCACTGTGGTTTCAACCATGATTTTATGAAGGGTGGGGCAACTACATTCTCTGAGGCAGCAGCAACAGACAAAAATGCCATCCATGCAATGGGAGAAACGCTTATGGGCACAGATAAAGCCATTGTGGTAACTTCAGGAATGCTGGGTTTGCCTCCCATTAATGGCTTTATAACCGAAGACAGCATTGTGGAAAATTCACTCAGGTCATCTGAAGCTTCAGCATTGGCTTTGGCTGAAAAAGGAGTGAATGCCTCAGTAATCAGGCTCGCCCCTTCGGTTCATGATAAAGGTGATGAAGGTTTCATTCCTTTCATAATTCATCAGGCACGCAAGAACGGAGTTTCAGCTTATCCGGATGCCGGAAAAAACCGCTGGATAGGAGTACATCGTTTGGATGCTGCAAAGGCTTTCCGTTTAGCTTTGGAAAAAGGACATAAAGGAGCGCGGTACAATGTGGTAGAAGAGCATAGCATTGGGATAAAAGCAATAGCTGAAGTTATCGGCGAAATGCTAAATCTGCCGGTAATCTCTGTTTCCGGCGAAGAACTTCAGAAGCATTTTGAGTGGATGAGCCACTTTATTACAATGGATTGCCCGGTGAGTAACTTCAAAACACAGGAAATGCTGGGCTGGAAACCTGTACATATCGGACTGCTGGAAGATATGCAGCAGCATTATTTTTAA